AAAATCTATTTTCAGGCTGGGTTTGCTAAAGATGTTTGCCGTGGAAATTCTTTGGCGCCACTAACGCGCGCAAGCAACgcacattaaattatttttctatttatttatttgttttcgtTATAGTCAAAATGAAAGGGGTAATCAGATATGTTTATTTCACATTCCAAGTACAAACGGGTAGCCTTTTTTCGTGTGTTGTACAGAATATATTAGATTTAGTGATAAATCTATTAAAATGCTTATAACCTGCAGTCATAATTAAATGTGCGTTTTACTATCAGTTTAACGTTTGGTTCTTTGATTGTCGTTTCAAGTTGTTTTTCTTCAACCCAAGGATTTTGtggagctgtttttttttctttcaggttTTGCTCTGTAAAAACGATTCTTGGTAGCCTACCTATTATCACTGGTCGTAAAAATCTCGTAAAGGATCGTAGGCTACAACTGGTCtgtaacgtgtgtgtgtgtgttgatatTTCCACGTTGTTTTAacctggcatctaacaatgttTACTTTTATAGTGGCAACCAATCACTTTTTGACTAAAACGCATAAATCGTTTGAATGAAACCGTATAAATGAAAGAAACCCAGTTTGAATTTGGAACGCTCGCTGCGTAAATACAACATGGGTTCATGTGCactaatttaatttttacaaaaattaagaaattaggTCTGCATAGGTTTGTAAAGAACATTACTCTTAGCCTGTGTACCCTATGCAGACTTTTTCTGTGCATTTCTCCGTTTCTTTTGCACGCGTAATGCATGTGTGATTATTCAGTAGGACGAATCGGATCCTATTTAAtcctttgtaaatgtttttggtAAGGAGGTATCCTGTACCTCTGGGCATGAGAGGGAACGCCTGGCATTCGGACGCGTCTTGGCATGCGCAGAAGGAGATGCGAGGGCGTTCCGCGTGCGGCGAGGGCTCTTCCCACTCCAGACTCTCTGGAGTCAGCTCGCTCCTCTTCCAGACGTTTTATGAACGCCACTCAACCAgagaaaaaatacataaaaccgCCTCAAGCAGACCGCCCTGGAAACATTCTCCTCGAGTCCTCGCTTCCAGCTCCAGCACAGCCTTGAGCTATTCTTGTACGGGGACACGCAGTTTCTCATAGCTTGCCTCACGTCTTTACATGGTCAAGTTCAATATTTTTGGAACTAAAATAGTTACTGGAATAGGTGGGAGACCCGGTTTATACTCTAAGGGCAAAACACCACTTGCACcaattatacaaattaatatgAGGCTTTGCTCATGTTTCGTATACAGCACCTGTAATCTAGCCCATGTGTTTATTTGTCATTGTGAAACTGGGATTAAAAGTTGCTTTACCTAATTGTAATTAAGGcaaatgcatattacaaatGGATTTGCTTTATTAGGCCCTCAAATCGTGTGAATATTTTTGTATACATTTCTTGAACTATTATTAATCGctaaaattaactaaataaataaacatttgaagagttccaatgcaaaagcctctaaaagcCATCTTGGTCAAAAATGAGATAATGATACTGAGTGAATGCTCTCCACACATAGTATATGTTCATCAAGTACTTTCACTTCAAAAGCACTAAATCCCAGCCTCAACCCATTCAGAAGTACCAGTACTTACATAGAAACCCATACATAGTAGCCAGTAAGAAATGCTAATTATAGCGAAAATATCAAATCAATCAGCTCGGCCGAACAAACATAGAGCAGCAtaacaaaacagcatcataaCAAAATCATCAGTAGGCCTATTCCCGAAGTTTACCCACGAACTATCTATAAAGAATAACGTTTCAGGGGCTGTTGTAACTAATCGTTTATCTTATATGATTTGTTTCTTTTGAGGTTCATACGAGCTTCCGCGGTTTTTCTAAATATGGACACAGTGGTTGAGGCCCGGATCCTTTCATTCTTATTGAAAAAGACGTCTATTTTTATTCTGATTTTGGGAATCTCATTCTCAAACCCACCAGGTCACCATGACATATCTTTGCAGGTACAGCAAATGCTACTATGATTGTAGCACATTTTAACGTTCTGCTTCATTCCTTATGTCAACATTCACAGCTGGCAGTAATTGAAATGCCAGGGCTTATTTGCAACCACACCACTATGAGTCCAAATGACTGCTTCCGTTTGGATTCAAAGCTACATCTGCATGAAGCAGAGCAGAGGGTCTCTGTAATATTTCTAGAACAGAAAAGAAAGGAAACATTTTGCGGTTTAATCTGTAATGATATTTTGTAGTCCATTGGCATTATTAATCACGCACTTTCTGTGTAGTCCTAGCCCACTACTGGTGGGCTGTCAGTAACGCAAAAGTTGATTTGCATTGCCAatattctgctggatctcatgaattgttttttttttatgtgctaTAATGACAAATGCATTGTACGATTAAGGAGAAAGCAAATAACTACAGAGCATTCACGTAGCCAAACCAAGCCCAAATGAAAcgaacaacaaataaaaaaatatatatagcctatactTCAGATAGGAACAGATCACGAAATGTcgtaaactaaataaaacagtaaaagaaATATGGAAAGATGCAACGAAAAGTGAGCGAAAATAcgagattttaagtttaaaatcaattaaagtCAATATAATGATGATCAGGAACATCCTTAATGACAGAATACAGCACCTGCAAACGGTTCAGCGCTGTATATCTACATAAGAAAAACGCCTATTGATTCCCTGCCTATTCCTTTTTCTTTTGTCCGACTGAAAAGATTCCCTCCGCGCCAGAAATTGCTCGTAATTGCGACAGACAGATGAAAATGCGTGAGGATGCACAAAAAccaaatggctgcaattatgATTCGATTTAATGAGCACAGCTTAGAAAGGCAGGCACCATGCGGTCAGAAAGTGCGATCAAATCACATAAACTAATAGACCTACTGAAATAAACAGATTATatgcttaataataataataatattgtagaAACGATTCCTTTTaagcttaataataataatgtagccTATAGAAATAATTCTTGGTCTTTACATAGTCCATCATCTTCATAATCTAAGGAGTTTAGTTCTttgtgattaaaaataataagatgaACAATGCGCGTTGAAATGTTATGTGGTGTCGTTTACATCTCGTTTTATACGTACACATTATTTGCTTTATACTACCGATTcttaaaaaccaaacaaacgGCGTTAAGTGCGCGTTTCTTTAGTCTAAATATAGCTCTTATACGGACTGTTTCAAGCAAAAGCAGAAGGAAACTTCCCAGATGGCACAGCCACCGAAAGCTACGGATTAACTAGTAAGGGTCACAATGTAATTAACTTTAATTGTACACATCATAGAGGCACAGCCATTAAACAGATGCAGAATAAGCCGGTTCGTGGAGAGAGTATCTAGGCTATTTCAttcagtgtgtgtttttagcgatttaatatttgcaaaatatgatttttttttttttaccatccACACACTCTCAATAGTGAGAATACATGCGCATTTCAGACAGCAGAATTCAAACTCTGTCAAATGTCAGACAGCATAAGCAGTTTGCCAATGATGTCGTGAAGCAGATATGATTATAGGGTATTCTTGATACGCTACACATGGCTCATACGGAAACCCATGGCCCATAAATATAATCACCTCTCGAGAGATGCACAGCGCTAACTACATTACTGCGGAGTAATATTATGATGTACGGAGAAACCCCGCCATAATAATAAGACGTAATGACATTTCATTCCCTGTGCTTTCAATGAGTTCAGTCAGAGATGACATCAGAAACCAAAGAGTTTGGAATAGTGAAGAGATTCTGAAACTCATTACATAATAACCAGCATGCATTAAACAATTAACCCCATTAATTCAAATGTACAAACCCAGGGCTGGAGACAGAGTTACACAGCTGTTTCAGGAAGCCATTTGCTCAGGCTAACAAAATAAGATGAAACACTGGATAAATGTTAAGAAacgtttatttaaataacagattCTATTACTCTAAAAATGCAGATCCGTCTCACAGGTCACACTTCAAGATGTCCCATAATTCTTGTCCAGTCAATCTTCATCTGGTAGTTTAGTCAGAATCTCTACACCGTCGCTGGTGATTACAACCGTGTGTTCAAATTGGGCCGATCTGAGTattaacacaaaagaaaacaaaaacacacaggtgAACATGCTGAGATTTAGTCATTCATCTaaaatcagtggttctcaaccaggggtCCAGGGCCCACAAGAGGGCATCTCAGCAAACTTCTATGGGTGCCGCAAGATGAcaaagtaatttaaaataagaacCGAAACGAGCATTaacaactaaaatatataaatgtgtgattttttatacctgggaaaaaaaatctaaaataataataataataataataataatgagatcTTACACCattagcatttttatatatttatatacaattgtCTAGTTATgccaagctctaaaatattttgtcaggtAAAAAGTGTCagttacttattttttttaaatcctttttCAGTAAATCACAATGAGAGCTTTGGggtcaaaaaggttgagaacaaCTGCCTTAGATGTAGAATTAAAATAAGGAATCTATCCATTTTCTTATATTGCACATTACCCCAGTCAACCTTAAAAATCAGAGCTCTAATCAACCACTGACCAAGTAGTAACACTCTGCTCTCACCTGCCAACAGGGCAATCAGCTCATTTGCAATTAACACTGAAGTGCTCTCCAGTGAAATATATGCAGTTAAAGGAAAGTTTATCCCAGAGCACTTAGCTCTATATGTGCTTCAAATGCTGAGGGTACTTAGTCTTTCAAAGCTAAATGTCAACAGCCAATAGAAATAAAGTTCTTGAAGATTCTCAATAGAAATTGGCCACTTATTCTTGCATGAAGTAATGAATGATtaatgtaggctacatttaaaTGGCTGCATTGGGCTCTCGTTAGAAAGGTGGTGAGAGAAGTGTGGGAGGGGAAATTGAACACAACATGCACCTTTTGTCGTCCACAGATACAGCAGTCCACTTGTCCCTCAGGATCTTGAATTCTGAGGATCCTTCCATAAGAATGGGTTCTGTAAAAATGGACGGATGGTTTAACTTcctgaaaatgtacaaattcaTGCTTCTGTTGATGTTCTTAATAATATTCAATCAGTCGGTCACCTAAAACAATGAGTACACACATACAGACCTATGGTGAAGGACATGCCCTCTTCCATCTGTAGGTCATTGTCATTGGCTGCAAAAGAGAAAAGAAGCATGATCGACCATTGGTGCTTGGGCCCTAATTAATGGTAAAACATCTTAGCTGATCACATTAATGAACTGTATTCATATGGCTACAACAGAGTTTAATAAATGAactaattaaattgaaaatttaaatcaattaaagagttagttcacccaaaactaaAAATGATGCCATCATTTACTAACATCCATATTAATCTAAACCTGCACTAAAGAAGATATTAGGGTCCAAACTatatttgactttattattattattttaccagGAAAAGAAGCACATtgagattaaaaatctcttttaCAAGAGCATCCTGGCTGAGATTGACAGTAACACACAGCTCACGTGGGTTCAATAGATAACATCCATACTTGCATGCACAGTTATCAGTTTCATTGTAgggacaaacaaaaacaacaacaaaaacccctgttatgtttttcaaaataatgttGGCTAAAGAAATTTagtcatacgggtttggaacaacataaagagtaaataatgacagaactttcatttttgagtgaagtATTAAGTATAAGTCAACCATAGCTAACTGAGATATAATTTCTAAATAATGATGTATAAACTCTCACCATGATGCCATATCTCTGGATAACCATGGAAATACGTTCCGATCCCATGACCGATAAAATATGGACACACACAGAATCCATTTGAATTTGCTATTTTGCTGTAATTcagaaacaaaaaagaaactcaAATTTATGTTTAGCCAGGTTTATTATGGTTGATGTATAAATTGCTTGTATATCTTCCtcttttggataaaagtgtctgttaAATGATTCTAagtgtaaaattaaattttctaAAATTCTGGTTTACCCACGAGCCTACACCCAATTAGGGCGTTGCCTTGGAGATGTCAAATTTAACTATGTTGTCTACatgtaaataacattttcactgaATAAGGCATGTTTGAAATGTTCTCACatagttgtttttttatattccgGGAGGGGGAAGGTAGAGGACAAAGGTGTATaacagacaaaaagaaaaagacgaAAGAGAAAGAATAAAAGACAGACAAAGAATTGCAAAGAGAGAACAGCAGAGAGGATGCTAGGGTGCcagcatgataaaaaaaaataaaagcaagagATGGAGAGAAGGAGTGAAAGAGAGGTCTAAGTGCTTTTTCCTGAGGAGAGGTAATTGTTCCctctgtgtgtatataataaCAGTGTATGTCCCTGCAGAAGCTCAGAATCCTACgcagggagagagaaagagagggagaaacAAAAGCATTGCTTCCTCAGACACAGAGGAAATATCTATTGCTGCACTgcacaaaatgcacaaaaagCTCATTTAATCACTTAATTGGATTATTTTCAAGATACAAGTACAATCACATTTATATCatgaaagtaataataaaatattcacaCTTAATAGCTATACATTTTGACCTTGAACCCATTTCAGCATCTTCACAATTGATATTGTGCACATTTAAGTCTTTGTACTAGAAGTGGAAATTCAATAGGATTTTGTTAAAGATGTTTCTGTACTGCATGTGAGTGATTGAGTATGTCCTCTCTCTGTGAAAAGGCTCCTGCGGATCTTTTCGTGTCTCTGTGGGGAGCTGAATCCACCCTGGCAGAGTCTACGATTCTCAAAGACAGCAGGAGCAAGCCTGTAATTTacatcgctctctctctctctctctctccccctcacacacacacacacacacacggacacttgcacacatgcacacatccAACAAGACAAACTAACCTGTAATTTACATCCCATTGCAGGAAAAACCCCATTGCACTCTGGGTAATTGCTTGCTCGGAGCTCACTGAGAAATACATTAACTCTGTGCAGTCCTTCTTCTGACACTACACTATCAAATAAGGACTGACAAGGCAAGATTGCTGTCTTTTTTCTACTTTTGCACACAAGAAGGATAACAGAGAGGTTTAGGGGTTAGATGTGCTATTTTTAACAAGAGCAAGTTGGAAAATGCAATGAATAAAAGAACATTTCCCACAGACATCACTCTTGAAGGTGCGAGATGCTGTCAGGTATTCAACTTGTGATGCAATCTGGGATGAGTGTGGGAATGAACACACCTGATAGTGTTGCCAATGACACACAGAGGTTGACCTGGTCCACAGGCGGCGATTGCCTGATCTCTGCACTGTCGAGCCACATCCACTAACTTCCTGCCCTGTTCATTCACTGagccaatcagaaatgtttctgagGTGTCTCCGTGGAAACCTTCTAGATAAACCTACAGAATACATATAGCATCCACTATTTACATTTTAGGAATTAGCCGactcttttatccaaagcaactttcaAATGacaggcccggattaacacagtgtagtgccctagggtgaccacatttgaagtgcccccccgtttttttaataaaaaaattccataagaacaggtagaataagaagaataagttactaatcaaaagaaatcatttaacaaaattagtttccactacaaaggtggcacagaagaacacaaaagtggcatgtaggtaaatttacagacatttagagaggctcagaggtggcatggatgttttaaattcataacaatgttgtgagattaatgttttaaatataacattttgaatatagaactattgtttgattgaaattatttaaataactgaaaggacactttaaacataaaaataaaactgccaacaggtggcggtaaatcactgattcgtttgaacagctgattcattcaggaacgaagcaagtgactcactttatgagtgggtaattgaatcacaggcaatattgttaaaagtaatacaatgtacatcattttatataacttattgtttattgagctgttgtattaatttaatatcacatttacaaacacctttaataatctttaaaagctgttactcacttcagcaatctcacaaaactccattataatcaatgaagctctctacactgcacaacgaatctcttatttacaccatctacactttgtttgttataacgagagcatttgtgagcgtgcataactcagcaatgaacaaaagtattttgagcagtgagtggattctgattaacattgcattcaaggaatcaacatatgtctgcgatacattactcaacgctgcacaaacacgcaagtagaaatctttgaagctcctctcagcgcaaacacaaatagcctatgctgatccaacccattctcacacccaactcgtcacatattgaagcttggtcaggaccacttggcgtcgcttttgacgctcaaggtacccttagcgtcatttttcgacttgcagggtcctccgttgctttaaataggaaacccttagcgtcaatatgccgacgccatactgggaattttatcgtcataattaaattatatattgtgtaataacattgccattattgcatatatgttggggtgtgatttttcaatgtaaacagccacaacagttttatttatattacattatttacacattatgagcacataacccaacccctgcccctaaatttgtcaataaaacacaagatataacaggcagatacaactactgtcataatttattcaaaaatattaatattccaagtcttccgaggcaaaacatttgatttgtgagaggagtaGACGCGTTAAGCTCATCCCGTATGCAgtctgtgcgcgaattcaaaaatgccgccagaagaagccttggttgtgaaatgctattggctcttgtgtgtctcgtgaccgattatgcttttgctgttctgacaggctattggctcttctgtgtctcgtgaccaattgcgtcatgctacggacttgagtatcttttgaatgagatgtgagcgttaacggagcgggatcattttcagcgattaaaaccttatgttttgctctcttcttctcataaagacttcgtatggcttcagaagacctggaatgcagcacgacttgtttgtaatgcttttatactgcttgtttatgggcaGTTTTGCAATAAACACCGGTGACTTAACTTACATTTGCCTGTtaactgttacgtgttttatgttgttcagaagtgggtaggcttagggtaggggtgggtaaggtgctccaataaaagtataaatgtatataaaattatttatatttttacaaatgcatgcaaaccattaaactaagacaaacaactgaaaacaacggcggagaacgtgttgtcattttccataagcgtcttgacctgacgcataaagcaagcaattgaaagcaatggagttcctattttgtcatataatgacgcctaggggcacttttggcgtcttcatagtgacgcgaaaggcgtttgaccatgcttcagtttttgacgccttgggagtgagaatgggttggctgatcgggttagtcgcacaggtgctcctaaatatgttttgatagtcgcacagtagctacttttcagtcgccctgtatagccctggcaatgtgtcatgatattttctcttcttttttttaaatttacgttgcacaaccgccaagtcgatgctgcctatccatttgtgaataaatatgctcgactctgactggggggaaggggcaaatacactgggacctgacccaatcgcaattctttatatgcgtgcatatatttgatattctctctgtatattgtatcattaactgttcattttctatgcatctgtatctcttccagcaaaataatatatacaaaacatgaaaaatattttaaaggtcttgtcattatcgtaatcacttggtgccccctattggctggtgccccagggcactcgcccaatccgtctatggataatccggccctgtCAAATGAGGGTATCGAAACAACAAAAGAGTAACAATATATAAGTGTTGTGACAAGTCTAATGCAGTGTACATAGcacgtttttttatttatttttttatttttcagagtaaattaaaagaataaaaagtagACAGAAAAGAGATAGAATAGATAGAGCTAGTGTTAGAGGATCAAGTTATTATAActgtataataattaaaaagaaaacaaataaataaaatagaaaaagaatatagaacactagtgttagagggtcaagttttttttaaaaagtaaaataaataaatagaatagaaataaaatagagAGATTTAgtgatagagggtcaagtgtagatggaagagatgtgtcaAACTATGTACAGATTCTGAGGtgcataaacaaaaactttattaattTGAAATCTAACAGCAATTAACTAGCTTAGAATTTAAACAGAGGACTCACTGTGACATCTATATTGATGATATCGCCATCTTGCAATGGCCGactagaaaacaaaacacaacactgaCAGTATGCAAGgtgataaaaatacataaatacaaaaaataaaaatgcaattcatacatacatgcttttaacttctgaattaaaattaatttctatatatttttgggTGCATAAAGTACGAAATGCAGTGTTCTTCAGACACAATAAGAAAAGAAGCCTCAGTAGAgaagaataaaattataaaaaatattaagtagctgGTATTTtcttagaaaaatgttttaacaaaactgcttattaatatttgaaaaaacaaaTTGTAGTCATGAGGTGCAACCATTAAAATTACGTAGTGCAACTATAAccagggttcccacaccttggttaacttcaaattcaaggacctttcaaggactttccaggtccaataccctcaaattcaaggacttaatgtggggacacatttcaagtgaaAACAAAGGTTACATCGCAtcaccttgtaagatacattgttacagttttcatgtgtcaaacacaactatgcaaaaaagcaatttatgttttttgttttttttgcatttatttttggccatatgacagaaatctaatatttgttgtatttctgttttgcataaaattgaataatatttggtacatactatactgtattctaaaatgatctgatattaacttttgcatggattttattgaaaagagcttaggctcatgtaaccagaagttttaagatatatgaatatgcttttaagtttttcttgcctcatggctttacattatcttaacaagcaaagcaattcaacattacatcctttggatctctggcaagccattctttgtaatcttctttggtgagccaaatatcttgaaatttGCATTTTCCAGGCATCAcgtttcagcctatttttgcaatgtttcacggtgtgtctgtgaaacgttgaggtaccatcctaatggttagggagtcgggcttgtaacctgaaggttctggaattgaaggtggggattgtgaatgaacagcactctctccaccttcgataccatgactaaggtgcccttgagcaaggcaccgaacccctaattgctccccgggcggtggagcaatggctgcccactgcccggtgtgtgttcactgtgtgtgtgtgtgtgcatttgttcactactcactgctgtgtgtgtgcacttggatgggttaaatgcagagcaccaatttcgagtatgggtcaccatacttgacaatacgtcacgacttaacttaacttaacacaaagtacctcacgTGGGAAACACTTAACGTAACGCATTAGCGGACCGGAGGaaataatatggaattttcaaggacctgtatctatgtttgtttattttcaaaaactttccagggccttgaaaatttttaatcagattcacaaactttcaaggatttcaaggacccgtgggaaccctgtaTAACATCCAGAAAAAAACCCTGATGTTGTGACTCTCTAAAAACTTTTtagttataaattaaaaattatattttttttatcttgacatatttatttatttatcacaaTAACTCGCATCTATTCCAGCAAAATATGTTATTACTTCTTACTTGGTTACACCACTTGACTTTTTGAGTCATTGAATTCAGACCTTTCTTGAAAATGGTATAAGTTTTTAAACAATGAATACAACAAGCATACAAAGAGGGCTGCTACTAGAGGGCAAATATCCTGAAatgtttagctccaaccctaaacATACCTACTCTAATTAACCAATATCTTTAGGAGTGGTAGAAACATAGCCGCATTAGGTCAAGTCTCCAATGTTAACAGAAAATGTGTAATGCTGCAGTACACTACTAGAGAGAATGGATGTCAATGGACAGGCTTCAGAACACTGAACAATATGCTCTTTTGAGAAAGCAGCTTATCAATTAATGAACCGACAACCTGTCCACTAATCTTCAACCTGTTTgccattaaacatttattttggagtgacaaatattttagttaaaaatagttttataagAGTAGTCACAGACCATTTTGAAAGAGGTAGGAATCAGTTAAGACACTTCTCATTCATTTCTATGAAATCTGTGAACAGTGATTTGACCGTCACACAACAGACAAACACCATTGACACATATATTAACAAACAAAAGTATAGACATGCAGTCACAACAAAGCACTAATGTTTGATAGCACCGAGTTACCTGTCTGGAATGCCATGGCATACTACATTGTTAACAGAGGTACAGACTGACTTCGGAAAGCCCCCGTAACGTAAAGGAGAGGGGTAGGCATTGTGACGAATGGCTTCCTGATGGACTATAAAGTCTACTTCATCTGTCGTCATACCAACctagaaaacaaacaatataggTGACAGCGTCTGCAAAAAAACAGTTCATGGATGTGTCACATCAAGCTTATTCACCGTTACATTCTCAAATTTCAGGAAAGTGTAGACCAGAGTATACCTTCAAACTCTTTCCTGCCAGAAGCAGTATGTGTCTGGCTAGTTGACATGCTCGTCTCAATCCCTGGATCTGCTCCTCATCTTTAATCTCTATGTAATCTGGCCAATCTGGTACTTTTCTGGATGACACATAGTCAGGCTTCTGGATGTGCTGAGAGAAGAGAGTATATAAAGCtcaaaatcaattatttttccaaattaaTCAACATTAAATTGTTAGTGTCACTTGGGCCGAATTACCTTGGGTACAGCATAAGAGGGCCGTACTACAGCAGGCCGGATCACACTGTGGGAACTATTTGATTTCTTCCAGAAGAAACATCGGTGAGGTGGGCATTGGTGGACAGCAGATGAGCTTCTATGGCAGCTGGGCAGCTGTGCTACTCTCTGTAGCAGCCTTGAACCACCTATACACAGCCAAAGAGATGATCAAATGATGTGCAAAGTGGATTTCTCAGAGGTGTGTGAAGtatgatgtttgtttgtttattcatttttttaacacCATGTTAGCATTGGGGCTATTTACATGGCAAACACAAGGTCAGCATCATAATCAACTGATGCCGTAGGTCACATGACAGTGAAAACATGAAACGgaaacgttttttaaatttgaataaaatgaaaactaaaagactttcaaatcacacgagccaatattttattcacaatataacgtagagaacataacaaatgtttaaactgagaagttttacacttttatcc
The genomic region above belongs to Onychostoma macrolepis isolate SWU-2019 chromosome 01, ASM1243209v1, whole genome shotgun sequence and contains:
- the metap1d gene encoding methionine aminopeptidase 1D, mitochondrial translates to MAAPCAAQCFYRTGGSRLLQRVAQLPSCHRSSSAVHQCPPHRCFFWKKSNSSHSVIRPAVVRPSYAVPKHIQKPDYVSSRKVPDWPDYIEIKDEEQIQGLRRACQLARHILLLAGKSLKVGMTTDEVDFIVHQEAIRHNAYPSPLRYGGFPKSVCTSVNNVVCHGIPDSRPLQDGDIINIDVTVYLEGFHGDTSETFLIGSVNEQGRKLVDVARQCRDQAIAACGPGQPLCVIGNTISKIANSNGFCVCPYFIGHGIGTYFHGYPEIWHHANDNDLQMEEGMSFTIEPILMEGSSEFKILRDKWTAVSVDDKRSAQFEHTVVITSDGVEILTKLPDED